Part of the Sphingobacterium sp. LZ7M1 genome, GGTTCGGCGAAATAGGTCTAAATACTAAATACTTAATACTAAATACTACCTAACAGGTAGTGGCACATAACCATCATCACCAGGTACTTTAGGGAATTCATGGTTGATCCATTTTTCTTTGGCTTCATCGATCGTGGATTTATCACTGGCTACAAAATTCCAGGAGATAAAGCGTTCTTCAGGGAATGGGTCGCCTCCGAAGATATAGACGGTAGATCCGGCTTTCATTTCAAAGGTACATAGATGTGCATCTAGGGTGATCAGGATCTGTTTAGGTCCATATGTAAAGCCATTGCTATCGACCTCCCCTTCTAGGATATACAGTCCGCTCTCACCATACAGCTCCCCTCTTATATCAATTAAGGAATCTTTCTCAGCCTTGACCTCAATCATATAGAGTTTGCTATAGACAGGAACGGGTGATTTCTTTCCGAATGCTTCACCAGCTATCAGTTTGTAGGAAACATCTGCATCTTTCCAAGTAGGAATATCACTAGCTTCGGTATGGTGGAATTCAGGGTCCATAAATTCGAGGTCCTTTGGAAGGGCTACCCAAATCTGAAGACCATGGAGGAACTTGTCCTTTTGTCGTAGGTATTCGGGAGTCCTTTCTGAGTGGACTACCCCTTTTCCGGCGGTCATCCAATTAACAGCCCCTGGTTTGATCTCCATGGCTGTACCAAGGCTGTCCCGATGGAAAATAGAGCCTTCGAACAAATAAGTCAAAGTGGATAAACCAATATGCGGGTGTGGACCGACATCTAAGTTCTCATGGTCTGCCAAACAGGCTGGCCCCATATGGTCAATAAAAACAAAGGGTCCTATAGAACGTTTTTGACGGAAAGGCAGTAACCTACCTACCATAAAGTTGCCGATGTTCGCTGCTGTCTCTTCTCTAATGAAATCTATATTCGACATATGTTTCCTTTTTTTATGTTTCTTTAAAGTTACATATTATCGTTTATTATTCACTAGGCGAAAAATCAGATCAGCAGCCAATTTTGTCGTCCTATTGTCAATATCATAAAGGGGATTTATTTCAGCAAAGTCAATGGACTTTAGATTTGGGAGCTGCAAAAGGGATTGGAATATTTTGTGGAAGTTATGGTCTGGAACAATGCCATGGAAAGCTGGTGCGCTTACCCCTGGGGCATATGCAGCAGCGAATACATCCATATCCACCGTAAGGTAGATGTCATCGGAGTCATTCGCAAACCCTTGGATTTGGGAAATCAACCTATCGATATTTTCAGGAAAGATTTCTTCTCTTTTGATGACCTGTACACCCTTATCCTTCGCAAAATTGAACAGGGCCTGGGTATTACTGATATCTTGGATCCCAAGAGCTAAATAACGAGCTTCAAAGCCTTCCTGTTCGGCATCCTTAAAAATCTGATAGAATCCAGTCCCTGAGTTTCCTTGATCATTTACTAAAGGTCGGATATCGAAATGCGCATCCAGATTGATTACACCAATCCTTTTGGTTTTACTATGGCTTTTCAGTCCATTAAAATGTCCATAGGTCACTTCATGTCCTCCGCCCAGTACCACAGGGAAACCTCCCTTATCTAAAATCTGCGCTACTCTTTTTGCAAGTTCATTTTGCGCTGCTTCTAAATCTTCTGCTGAACAGAATACATCGCCTGCATCAGCTATTTTAATGGCAGCCTGCATA contains:
- a CDS encoding pirin family protein; this encodes MSNIDFIREETAANIGNFMVGRLLPFRQKRSIGPFVFIDHMGPACLADHENLDVGPHPHIGLSTLTYLFEGSIFHRDSLGTAMEIKPGAVNWMTAGKGVVHSERTPEYLRQKDKFLHGLQIWVALPKDLEFMDPEFHHTEASDIPTWKDADVSYKLIAGEAFGKKSPVPVYSKLYMIEVKAEKDSLIDIRGELYGESGLYILEGEVDSNGFTYGPKQILITLDAHLCTFEMKAGSTVYIFGGDPFPEERFISWNFVASDKSTIDEAKEKWINHEFPKVPGDDGYVPLPVR
- the hutG gene encoding formimidoylglutamase, encoding MSKPFMEAFGNVCYKPAEQQNWSGRIDGDTAENLRWHQLITCVDLNAVTLSLDKHIVFLGFCCDEGVRRNQGRIGAKDAPAALRKVLARLPSHMQAAIKIADAGDVFCSAEDLEAAQNELAKRVAQILDKGGFPVVLGGGHEVTYGHFNGLKSHSKTKRIGVINLDAHFDIRPLVNDQGNSGTGFYQIFKDAEQEGFEARYLALGIQDISNTQALFNFAKDKGVQVIKREEIFPENIDRLISQIQGFANDSDDIYLTVDMDVFAAAYAPGVSAPAFHGIVPDHNFHKIFQSLLQLPNLKSIDFAEINPLYDIDNRTTKLAADLIFRLVNNKR